The Mucilaginibacter yixingensis genome window below encodes:
- a CDS encoding helix-turn-helix domain-containing protein, whose amino-acid sequence MKVIKNNDVDPMIVRLSNFSRALALPVRIYIIRQILDNQNHATRKELHQLPFKTELINTHLQELKQLGLITTLHENNTYVHSVDVNKFIMLSNSYLAIFEPIARLNAEAMELLRRPKLKKKKTVKKADEPTDPEAVGFGPYLRKQRQSARLNQTQLGKQLGISRKQLGKIENGLIVLDPGKLKTLALALGAPLTELIEQYRSSIIEMISKTAI is encoded by the coding sequence ATGAAGGTGATAAAAAACAACGACGTTGATCCGATGATCGTTCGGCTGTCTAATTTTTCAAGGGCGCTGGCGCTGCCCGTTAGAATTTACATTATCAGGCAGATATTAGACAATCAAAACCATGCTACCCGGAAGGAATTGCATCAGCTGCCTTTTAAAACAGAGCTGATCAACACCCATTTACAGGAGCTGAAACAACTTGGACTGATAACTACCCTGCATGAAAATAACACTTACGTTCACTCGGTAGATGTAAACAAGTTCATCATGCTGTCTAATAGTTATTTAGCTATTTTTGAACCTATTGCCCGGCTAAACGCTGAAGCTATGGAGCTTTTGAGGCGCCCCAAGCTAAAGAAAAAGAAAACAGTAAAAAAAGCCGATGAACCTACAGATCCTGAAGCTGTAGGATTTGGGCCATACCTCCGGAAGCAAAGACAATCCGCCCGATTAAATCAAACCCAACTTGGTAAACAACTAGGCATCAGCAGAAAACAATTGGGTAAAATAGAGAACGGACTTATTGTTTTAGACCCCGGCAAACTAAAAACGCTTGCCCTTGCATTAGGGGCGCCGCTTACCGAGCTGATTGAGCAGTACCGTAGCAGCATCATAGAAATGATCTCTAAAACCGCTATCTGA
- a CDS encoding response regulator transcription factor codes for MKLLFIEDEPVLLDSIRNYFSEDGNICETATNLLTAREKISRYEYDCIVLDIGLPDGNGLEVLRYIKEMDKDEGVLIVSGRNSLDDRLSGLNLGADDYIIKPFHLAELKARIMAVHRRRAFKGSNLLQYDAISINLDSMEVRVGDHLVTLTRKEYDMLVYFIANKGKVITRNAIADHLWHDEVDLAESFDFIYTHIKNLRKKMLDHCGKDYFKTVYGIGYKFS; via the coding sequence ATGAAACTACTGTTTATCGAAGATGAACCGGTGCTACTTGACAGCATCCGTAATTATTTTTCGGAAGATGGGAATATATGTGAAACGGCCACAAACCTATTGACCGCTCGCGAAAAGATATCGCGTTATGAATACGACTGTATCGTTCTGGACATCGGGCTGCCTGATGGCAACGGACTTGAAGTGCTGCGATACATCAAAGAAATGGACAAAGATGAAGGTGTGCTCATTGTTTCCGGTCGAAACTCTCTTGATGACAGGCTTTCCGGGTTAAATCTTGGCGCAGATGATTATATTATAAAACCGTTTCATCTGGCCGAACTGAAAGCCCGCATTATGGCGGTGCACAGACGCCGGGCTTTCAAAGGAAGCAATTTGCTGCAATATGATGCTATTAGTATAAATCTCGACTCGATGGAAGTGAGGGTGGGGGACCATCTGGTTACGCTTACCCGTAAGGAGTACGATATGTTAGTTTATTTTATAGCCAACAAAGGTAAAGTTATAACACGTAATGCTATTGCTGATCATTTGTGGCACGATGAGGTTGATCTGGCCGAAAGCTTTGATTTTATTTATACGCATATTAAAAACTTAAGAAAAAAGATGCTCGATCATTGTGGGAAAGACTATTTTAAAACAGTTTACGGCATCGGATACAAATTCAGCTAA